The Enterobacter asburiae sequence GTACCTGGAACGGCACGATCCGCGCGCTTTCAGCCAGCGGGTATCGGGTGATTGCCCCTGACCAGATCGGCTTCTGTAAATCCACCAAGCCGGAGCGGTATCAGTACACTTTCCAGCAGCTGGCGGATAACACCCACGCCTTGCTCAAATCGCTCGGCGTCGATCGCGTGACGGTCATCGGCCACTCGACCGGCGGCATGCTGGCGACCCGCTACGCCCTCATGTGGCCGCAGCAGGTGGAGCAGCTGGTGATGGTCAATCCGATAGGCCTGGAAGACTGGAAAGCACGCGGCGTGCCGCATATTACGGTCGACCAGTGGTATCAGCGCGAGCTGAAGGTCAGCGCCGACGGCATTCGCCAGTATGAGAAAAACACCTATTACGCCGGGGAGTGGAAGCCGGAATACGAGCGTTGGGTAACCATGCTTGCCGGGCTGAACAACGGGCCGGGCAAAACGCGCGTGGCCTGGAACTCGGCGCTGCTTTACGACATGATCTACACCCAGCCGGTTATCTACGAATTTAGCGACCTGAAGATGCCGGTATTATTGATGATCGGCACGAAGGACAACACTGCCATCGGGAAAGATCTCGCCCCACCGGAAATCCGCAAGACGCTTGGCAACTATGCGGTGCTGGGGAAAGAGACGGCGAAGCGCATTCCGCACGCGACGCTGGTGGAATTTAACGACATGGGCCACGCGCCGCAGATGCAGGACCCCGCACGCTTCCACGAGGCGCTGCTGAAGGAACTTCAGGCTCGCTGACTGGTTTCCAGCAACAGCCCGCGCAGCCACGCCTGCGAGGGATTGCGGTGCGTTCTGCCGTGCCAGGCCATACTTTTGGTAAAGCCGGGTACGGCCACTGGTGTTTCGCACACGAACATCCCCGTCTGGTTTTCCGCTATGCGTGACGGCACGACGGCAATCATATCGCTGAGAGCCAGCACGTCCGGCAGGACCAAAAAGTTGCTCACTGAAAGCCCCACGTGCCGCATGCGGCCAATTTTCTCCAGCGCACCATCGGTAACGCCACGAAAACCGTCGCCTTCGTAAGAGACCAGCACATGCTCCAGAGTGCAGAATCGGTCTAACGCCATAGTCTTTCCCGCATCCGGATGGTCGGCGCGCATCATGCAAACGTACCGTTCATCATAAAGCGCCCGGCTGTGAAGCTCATCGGGCGTGGTATGTGGGGTGATCAGCGCCACGTCAACGCTGCCCTGTTCAAGCTGGCTGACCAGGCGACCAGATTCCACGGGCACCACGCGCACGCGAATGCCAGGCGCCTGCACTTTAAGGGCGGCGATAAAAGGTACGACCACCGCGCGCAGGGCGTAGTCGGTCGCGGCGAGGGTGAAGGTGAGCGTTGCGGTGATCGGGTCAAAAGCCACGGGCTGTAACAGCACGTCGATATCAGCAAGTATACGCTTCACCGGAGCGGCTAACGCTTCAGAGCGTGTAGTTGGCACCATCCCATGCGGGGCGCGGATGAAGAGCGGATCGTTGAAGTAATCCCGCAGGCGGTTGAGCATGCCGCTTACGGCGGGCTGGGTCAGGGCAAGACGCGCCGCCGCGCGGGTGACACTGCGTTCATCCAGCAGGGCGTCGAGCGTTTTCAGCAGGTTAAGATCCAGCGTGCGAAGATCCGCTTTCATGACGTTTTTCCACCTCTTTTCCGTACACTATTCTGGTGCCGCCCGCTGTCGACGCGCTGCGTTTCCCGCTATGATGAGCGGCTAGTCAAAGGAGAACACATGGTCTGGATAATGCTGGCAACGCTTGCCGTGGTCTTTGTGGTGGGATTTCGCGTCCTGACCTCAGATTCCCGCCGCGCCATCAAACGTTTAAGCGAGCGTCTGGGCATTACCCCAATGCCTGTTGAGTCGATGATCGATCAGTTCGGTAAAACGCCGGGCAATGAGTTTATCCGCTACCTTGAGCGCCCGGACGAGGCGCATCTGCAAAACGCCGCGCAGGTGCTGCTTATCTGGCAGGTCTGCATTGTCGACGGTAGCGAAGAGAACCTGCATACCTGGCACCGCCTGCTGCGTAAAGCTCGCCTGGCCGCGCCGATTACCGATGCACAAATTCGTCTGGCGCTTGGCTTTATGCGCGAGATGGAACCTGACCCGCAGGAGCTTAACGCCTTTCAACTGCGTTATAACCAGCTCTTCCTGCCGGAAGAGGGCGTGTTTTACCTGCACTGATATCACGAACCGTGATGAAGAGTATAAAGCATCGTCATTAGATTTATACCACTCACGGGTGCACCATCACCTCATCCACTAAAACGATGAGGTGAACCATGAAACAATCCGCCATTATCTGGCCGAACGACTACCTGCCAGGCACTACCGATAACTTTGCATCTAACGAAATCATCGTCGCCGGGCTGAGCGCGAAAGAGATCTGGGCGCAGCTCAACGACACCACCCTGTGGCCGTCTTATTACAGCAACGCCGAGGATATCCGTTTCCATGACGGCAGCGGCCCGGCGTTGAGTGCTAACGCTCGCTTTCGCTTTACCACCTTTGGCTTTCCGGTTGAGGCGCAGGTAACGGAGTATGTTCCACCTGTGGACGGTGAAGCCGCGCGTATCGCGTGGCACGGCTGGGTGGAAGGGGATGCGAATTCTCGTCTGGATGTGATCCACGCCTGGCTGTTTGAAGACCTGCCCGGAAACCGAGTGCGGATTCTGACTCAGGAATCGCAGAAAGGCGCACCAGCGCAGGAACTTGCTCGCGCCGTGCCGAACCCGATGATTAACGGGCATCAGGAGTGGATCGTCGGGCTGGCGAATGCGGCGATGCAAGAAAAGTTGTCAAATCGTTAAATCCGTCACACTTTTGATGATAAACTGCGCGACTTTTCCGCACGTTTTTATCTTCAGGTGACGCCATGACAGAACATATCCAGCCCACGACCAGACCGCAGACCAACGAGGTTTCTCGGCCCAACTGGTCGGCGGTTTTCTCCGTGGCGTTCTGCGTCGCCTGCCTGATTACCGTTGAGTTTCTGCCGGTAAGCCTCCTGACGCCGATGGCGCAGGATCTGGGCATTTCCGAAGGCGTGGCGGGGCAGTCCGTTACCGTCACCGCCTTCGTGGCGATGTTCGCCAGCCTGTTTATCACCCAGGTGATTGGCACCATCGACCGCCGCAAGGTGGTCATTCTGTTCAGCGTGCTGCTGACGCTCTCCTGCCTGCTGGTCTCCTTCGCGGAAAGCTTCACCCTGCTGCTGCTCGGTCGCGCCTGCCTGGGGCTGGGGCTCGGCGGCTTCTGGGCGATGTCGGCCTCGCTGACTATGCGCCTGGTGCCCGCGCGCACGGTGCCAAAAGCGCTTTCCGTTATCTTCGGTGCGGTCTCTATCGCGCTGGTGATCGCCGCGCCGCTGGGCAGCTTCCTCGGTGGGATTATCGGCTGGCGTAACGTCTTTAACGCCGCGGCGGTGATGGGCCTGCTCTGTATCATTTGGGTGTGGAAAGCGCTGCCGTCGCTGCCGGGCGAAGCGGCGCACCACAAACAGAACATGTTCAGCCTGCTCAAGCGGCCGGGCGTGCTGGCGGGGATGACCGCGATCTTCATGGCCTTTGCCGGGCAGTTTGCCTTCTTCACCTATATCCGCCCGGTGTACATGACCATGGCGGGTTTTGACGTTGACGGCCTGACGCTGGTGCTGCTGAGCTTCGGTATCGCCAGCTTTGTCGGCACCTCGCTGTCGTCGCAGTTCCTGAAACGCTCCCTGAAGGTGGCGCTGGCGGGCGCGCCGCTGGTGCTGGCGGCGAGCGCCACGGTGCTGGTGCTGTGGGGCAGCGATAAGTGGGTGGCGTCTGCCATCGCGATTATCTGGGGCTTTGCCTTTGCGCTGGTGCCGGTGGGCTGGTCGACGTGGATCACCCGCTCTCTGGCCGATCAGGCGGAAAAAGCCGGGTCGATTCAGGTGGCGGTAATCCAGCTGGCGAACACCTGCGGCGCGGCTATTGGCGGCGTGGCGCTTGACCATCTGGGGCTGACGTCACCGCTGGTGATTTCCGGTACGCTGATGCTGCTGACGGCGCTGCTGGTGGCGGGGAAGGTTAAGGCGAAGTAGTAAATTCCCCCCCTCACCCTAACCCTCTCCCCAAAGGGGAGAGGGGACTGCTCGGTACTGTCTTTTCACCCTCGCCCCTTTGGGGAGAGGGCCGGGGTGAGGGGACATCAGGCTACGCCGATGCCTTAATCCTTCTACGCGAATCCATCGAAATCAGCACCACCGACGACACGATCAGCAGCGTGCCCAGCCAGTCCGGCAGGGTGAACGCCACCCCCAGCAACACCACCGACAGCAGCGCGCTGCTCAGCGGCTCGGCGCAGCTCAGAATGCTCGCCTTCGGTCCGCCAATCATCTGCGCGCCTTTCAGGTACAGGCTGAACGTCAGCGCCGTGCCAATCACCACCAGATAGAAAAACGCCAGCAGCAGGCCGCCGTCAATCACGAAAGTGGTGCCGCGCCCGGCGTAGAACGGCGTCAGCATCAATCCGGCAATCAGCATGCTCCAGCCGACAATCGGCAGCGTGCCGTAGCGGGCGATCAGCGTCGACGGATAGGTCGTATAAAACGCGGCGGCAAACGCCGAGGCGATACCGAAGAACAACGCGGCAGGGGAAATGGAGAGCGAGGTCGGATCGCCGTGGGTCACCAGCAGGAAAGTGCCGATCAACGACGTAAAAATCGCTGACAGGACAAATACGCCGGGACGCTTTTTCCGCGCCAGGGCGAACCACGCCACAATGATGGTCGGTGACAGAAACTGCAGCACGGTAGCGGTCGCCGCGTTGGATTTTTCAATCGTCAGCAGGAAGGTGAGCTGCACGGTGAGCGCGCCGACCAGCGAGAAAAACAGCAGGCTGAGGGCGTCCTTGCGGTTTTTGATGACCGAGAAAATCTTGTCGCCGTGAACGAAGGAGAGCGTCAGGAGGATCACGCCGGTAAACAGCAGGCGAACCATGGTCAGGTAAGGCGAAGAAATGTGGCTTTTCTCCATGATGTACTGCGCGCAAACCCCCGAGCTGCCCCATAAAACGGCGGCGATCAGGACGTTCAGCATCCCTTTACGTGTGGAACCCATGTTCTCCCCTGCTATGTTGTCGTTAATTCGGTCAACAGCATAGCATGGTTGTGTACGGCCTGATGTCCTCACCCCGGCCCTCTCCCACGGGGCTGAGGAATCCCCAGTAATTTTTAAGCAGAAGCAATAATGTTGTTTCAGAACGAGTTAAAGCTTTCAGCGATGCCCTGGTCCGGCTGTAAATCGCCGAAGCGTTTCCGTAAGGCCGGGGCGAGGCGCACGGATGCGCCGAGAGGGCGTGGCCTGCAGGGATGCAGGCTCATGCCCGACCCGATAGCCTGAAGGAATAAGCTGAGGGCACCGCGAAGCGGCGATTTACCGCCGGGAGCCTGGGTCGCCAGGGCGGTGGCGATTGAGCCGCCCTGGCACGTTCACCGGTACAGAAATCACAGAGTAGCAAGGAACATAAAGTGAACGGAATGACCACCAGAGCCGTATGTTCCCCCTCACCCCAGCCCTCTCCCTCAAGGGAGAGGGGGTCGTCCATGCAAACATTATTTTGTGGGGATCCCTCAGCCCACGGGAAGAGGGAGCAAACACTAAAAACGGCAACGTTGCGTTGCCGTTTTGCTTTTACCTTAGAACCACGCCTCCCACATCGCGCCGACGTTGAAGTCGTCGAGCGTTTCGTCTTTGGTATTGTTCACGCGCGCGGTGCGTTCGTTGTCCACTTTGCCGCCGGTCACGTAGAAGCGCAGCATCGGGCGGAACTCCGGCCCCATGGCGATAGACATGTTCTGCGACAGGGTCAGCTTCCAGCCCTTGTTGTCGCCGCCGTTGTCGTAGTCAACGTGCTGCCAGCCTGCTTCCAGCCAGGTGGAGTGAACGTCGTTCCACCAGTGCATCGGGCGCACGATGGCGTTGTAGTTCTTGCGGTTGTCGGTCTTATCGCGGCTGTTGTCGTAGTCGTGGAAGGCGAGGATGTATTCCACCTGCGTCGCCTGGGTGAATTTGTACAGCCCTTCGAAGCTGGCGTAGACCGTGGTCAGATCCTCGGTTTTGTTGAACACGCTGTTGTCCGCGTTATCGGAGTAGCGGGCAATCACCTTGTTCACGCCGCTGTCGTTAGTGTGGCTCAGCACCACGCCGCCCTGCCAGGCGTTCAGACGCTCGTCGCTCTCCACCGCTTTGGAGTCAAAGCCGTAGTTGGCGTACAGCTCCATGTCGATCGGACCGAGCTTCATGCCGTGGATTTTCGAGGTTGCGGCGTAGTTGCCTTTATCGCCCGTCCCGGAACCGCCGGTACAGGTGATGCGCGACGGGTTGGCTTCATCTTCCATCACTTCCGGGCTACAGGATTCCACCGCCGCCACGGCGGCCACGTCAAACTGCACGCCGCCGATGTCGAAGTTCTTCACCCCGGCGCCCTGGCCGTCGTGGTTCATCCAGAAGTAGTCGTTGATGCCCTGCTGCGGACGCTGGTGGAAGTCACGACCGGCCCAGAAATAGGCGTTCGGATTGGAGGCCATAATGTTGGTCACCCCCGCGTAGGCTTTTTTCAGGTTAACTTCGTCGCCCCAGTGGTCGATCATCACGTTGATGTCCCAGATGGCGCCGTTGTCACCCTTGAAGGCCTTG is a genomic window containing:
- a CDS encoding EamA family transporter, translated to MGSTRKGMLNVLIAAVLWGSSGVCAQYIMEKSHISSPYLTMVRLLFTGVILLTLSFVHGDKIFSVIKNRKDALSLLFFSLVGALTVQLTFLLTIEKSNAATATVLQFLSPTIIVAWFALARKKRPGVFVLSAIFTSLIGTFLLVTHGDPTSLSISPAALFFGIASAFAAAFYTTYPSTLIARYGTLPIVGWSMLIAGLMLTPFYAGRGTTFVIDGGLLLAFFYLVVIGTALTFSLYLKGAQMIGGPKASILSCAEPLSSALLSVVLLGVAFTLPDWLGTLLIVSSVVLISMDSRRRIKASA
- a CDS encoding SRPBCC domain-containing protein, with the protein product MKQSAIIWPNDYLPGTTDNFASNEIIVAGLSAKEIWAQLNDTTLWPSYYSNAEDIRFHDGSGPALSANARFRFTTFGFPVEAQVTEYVPPVDGEAARIAWHGWVEGDANSRLDVIHAWLFEDLPGNRVRILTQESQKGAPAQELARAVPNPMINGHQEWIVGLANAAMQEKLSNR
- the nepI gene encoding purine ribonucleoside efflux pump NepI → MTEHIQPTTRPQTNEVSRPNWSAVFSVAFCVACLITVEFLPVSLLTPMAQDLGISEGVAGQSVTVTAFVAMFASLFITQVIGTIDRRKVVILFSVLLTLSCLLVSFAESFTLLLLGRACLGLGLGGFWAMSASLTMRLVPARTVPKALSVIFGAVSIALVIAAPLGSFLGGIIGWRNVFNAAAVMGLLCIIWVWKALPSLPGEAAHHKQNMFSLLKRPGVLAGMTAIFMAFAGQFAFFTYIRPVYMTMAGFDVDGLTLVLLSFGIASFVGTSLSSQFLKRSLKVALAGAPLVLAASATVLVLWGSDKWVASAIAIIWGFAFALVPVGWSTWITRSLADQAEKAGSIQVAVIQLANTCGAAIGGVALDHLGLTSPLVISGTLMLLTALLVAGKVKAK
- a CDS encoding alpha/beta hydrolase, with protein sequence MLTRRLSCLALLMALASPAMAADNPTYGEKLEGFDYGWPVKHFAFTSQNQPLEMAYLDVKPENPNGRTVVLMHGKNFCAGTWNGTIRALSASGYRVIAPDQIGFCKSTKPERYQYTFQQLADNTHALLKSLGVDRVTVIGHSTGGMLATRYALMWPQQVEQLVMVNPIGLEDWKARGVPHITVDQWYQRELKVSADGIRQYEKNTYYAGEWKPEYERWVTMLAGLNNGPGKTRVAWNSALLYDMIYTQPVIYEFSDLKMPVLLMIGTKDNTAIGKDLAPPEIRKTLGNYAVLGKETAKRIPHATLVEFNDMGHAPQMQDPARFHEALLKELQAR
- a CDS encoding carbohydrate porin, whose protein sequence is MNTIKKLPLTMAVIAALCPISVLAQEFTQEQIDAIVAKAVDKALAERQAKMDAAVAKKADIVTEPQSAAQSPDMAIPFGVKFTGYARYGAHFQAADQKYVAVDGSYNGASAIGRLGNEGNGGEFQLSKAFKGDNGAIWDINVMIDHWGDEVNLKKAYAGVTNIMASNPNAYFWAGRDFHQRPQQGINDYFWMNHDGQGAGVKNFDIGGVQFDVAAVAAVESCSPEVMEDEANPSRITCTGGSGTGDKGNYAATSKIHGMKLGPIDMELYANYGFDSKAVESDERLNAWQGGVVLSHTNDSGVNKVIARYSDNADNSVFNKTEDLTTVYASFEGLYKFTQATQVEYILAFHDYDNSRDKTDNRKNYNAIVRPMHWWNDVHSTWLEAGWQHVDYDNGGDNKGWKLTLSQNMSIAMGPEFRPMLRFYVTGGKVDNERTARVNNTKDETLDDFNVGAMWEAWF
- a CDS encoding DUF1198 domain-containing protein, with product MVWIMLATLAVVFVVGFRVLTSDSRRAIKRLSERLGITPMPVESMIDQFGKTPGNEFIRYLERPDEAHLQNAAQVLLIWQVCIVDGSEENLHTWHRLLRKARLAAPITDAQIRLALGFMREMEPDPQELNAFQLRYNQLFLPEEGVFYLH
- a CDS encoding LysR family transcriptional regulator, translated to MKADLRTLDLNLLKTLDALLDERSVTRAAARLALTQPAVSGMLNRLRDYFNDPLFIRAPHGMVPTTRSEALAAPVKRILADIDVLLQPVAFDPITATLTFTLAATDYALRAVVVPFIAALKVQAPGIRVRVVPVESGRLVSQLEQGSVDVALITPHTTPDELHSRALYDERYVCMMRADHPDAGKTMALDRFCTLEHVLVSYEGDGFRGVTDGALEKIGRMRHVGLSVSNFLVLPDVLALSDMIAVVPSRIAENQTGMFVCETPVAVPGFTKSMAWHGRTHRNPSQAWLRGLLLETSQRA